In Tachysurus fulvidraco isolate hzauxx_2018 chromosome 5, HZAU_PFXX_2.0, whole genome shotgun sequence, the genomic stretch TCTGCTATATTAGTTGATAAAGCTAGAATTTTCAAAGTTTCGAGGTCATGTTGAGCTCCACCCCTTAAGCCCCACCCTTGATGCCCTAGGTCAAATCAGGGCATAGATTTCCTGCTGCTACCTAAAACTACACCAAAAATCTATTTACACAACTgtgctttttgaaaaaaaagccatgacagaaGAGTGTCCGTCTCTTCTTCATGCCTTTTAATCTGTCAGTTTATAGGAAGGCAAACGAAGGTCAAGAAAAGGTCAGTGATTATTCTATCTTCcctggccacgcccacaaaatACACTTTCACCACCTGCCCAAAACTCTAAACAACTCTTCAATGCTCATGTAGAAGAGGAGTTTGTGAAAGAGAGGCGTGTCTACGAGTAGGGCGTGGTTTCAAGTTACCCCAGGGAGGTATAGGCAAAGCGAGGGAGGTGGGGTGAGGGTGTGGCGCAGGGTAGGATGGGCTGCGCTGACCAACCATAGCAGGAAGGCTTTGGTTCCTTCGCAAACCCACCAATAAGCTTCCTCCTCCTGTCGGTAACAGAGTGGACGACTGGTGTGCCGCATCAGAGTCCGTCTGAATGATGTTTTTGTCCAATCCCAGCTTACGCAGACGCTCGATAAGGTCGGGTTTCACACCGTAGACGTCCTGCAGGAAGAGCTCAGCTGGCCGTGACGCCAAGAAGTTGTCAGATACTGTGGCGGTTGATTCGAAGGGTACAGGAGAGGGGCAGGGGGAGTTGGGAGGGGTACTGCAGGGGCCGGGCAGATGCAGGGGCTGGGGAAGTTTGGAGGAAGCAGATACTTTCTGGGCAGAGATGCCTTTCTCCAGCAGAAGCTTAGCCAGACCTGCAGGGGGAGCTGTAGTGCGGCGAGGAGGAAACGAGTCACCCAGACTCAACCTGCACGGGGTGACCGGAGTGGAGGGAACGGAACGGAGGGAACTCGGGGTGGAGGCACAGCTGATGGAGGGAATGGAGGAAGAGAGGGTAAGGTACagtgatgaaaaaaaattaaataaaaaaccattataaaacaaaatgcaagaATGCAagcaaaaaacaataaaaagtgaaaagaattatagcagaaatataaagacaaaagaaatacaaaaaggacaaaaatttgaaggacaaaaataaaaaggaattaAAGCAAAGATTAAATGCAGGAAGGattaaatcaagaaaaaaagaaggaaatataCAAAACAGAAGTAAAagaattagaaagaaaaaagagagtgaTTTAAATAAGTATaagacagggagagaaaataATTATGACAGAaagcgatagatagatagatagatagatagatagatagatagatagatagatagatagatagatagatagatagatagatagacagatggatagatagatagatgtacaATACAGAAAgataacagaaaaagaaagatgatAGAAAGAGGACAAGACAGTTAATCACTCACATTAATCTAAATACAATAAGACAcctaacagccaatcagagagtGATACCTGGGTGTGACCTGTGTGACATCACTGGGGTGCAGAATGCGGCAGGTAGTGAAGGTGTAGGTGGAGAAGGTGGAGCTCTGACACTTCCCAGGATTCACTGCtttagataaacacacacacacacacacacacacacacacacacacacacacacacacacacacacacacacacacacacacacataataagaTCCCTgtgtaagttgttactatagaaatgttCAGAACAGTGCAGCACAATCAATCCAACAATAAACTCTCACCTATAGAGGGAGCTGTTGAAGTAACATTTGCATCTGGCTGtgacacaggaagtgacattgACCCTGCCACTGATTTTACTGAAGTGTCAAAGGTCACAGCTGCAGCCAATGAAACAGGAGATGCTCTTACAGATGGCGGAAGATTCAGGGTGTTAATCGGCGTGAAatcacttctctctttccttccatCCGGAGTGGAAGATGAGTGCACATCGAAGGTTATCCCGTCGTCTTTATCCTCCTCTCCGGTCTTCCTCCTATCTTGGCCCTTAATGTTGTCTGCCCACGGCGGTCTGTCGTTCTCCTCGTCCTCCTCTAGGTCGTTCAGGTGATACACAGCGTCTTGTGGGAGGGGCCTAAAGCCCTTAGTGACCACACCCGGGTGCAGGTCGAGGACGGAGGCCAAGTGAGGCTTCGCCAGCTGCTGCCAGTGGTGCAGGGTCATAGAGCCTTCAAGAGAAAAAGGACACATGTCAAAGGgagtgtggtttgggacacaaaCATAATGCACTGATGATATCAACTGTGGATGTCTCCCAAACCTCAACCCCTATTTAATAACATAGGGGTTGTGGTTTGGGAGACATCCACAGTGGACAAACCTTTGTGAAGGTGTTTATGCTCCACATATAGTGATCAGAATGTGTGCTTTGGGACACATCCATGACTTTCTGAGACCTAAACAGGGAGgatgtggtttgggacatgaTGGTGGTCATGTGCTCTATATGACATGACATAAGGCTAAGTAttgtgacccatactcagaattcattctctgcatttaaccactccatagtgcacacacacagcagtgaacacacacacacaccgaccgtgaacacacacccagagcatttatgctgtggtgcccggagagcagttgggggggttcggtgccttgctcaagggcacctcagtcgtggccggcccgagactcgaacccacaaccttagggttaggagtcagactctctaatcattaagtcacgacttcccccactatatatgtatatatattcactACATAGTGAATGAAGTGTGTGGTTTGGTTTGAGGATCTAAATTCATTCGCTTCAAAATGTCTCCTATACGAGTACACTTTAAAGTGCTCCACTGCAGGACGTTTTgtgaggactttttttttttaaggtctcACCTTCCATGGGCTTTACAATCTGTAGCTTCTCGGGCAAAAACGTCTTAAAGCAGCTGGAGGACATGGAGAAATCTGATAGGTTTGTGAAGGACGAGCGGACACTTCCCATTGGAGAGCTACAGGCACTCCCACCACCCTCTGACTCCGCCCCATCAGAGCTCTCCTGCAGCTTCCGGTTCCGCTCTGCCTTAAAGTACTGACGCTCAGACAGAAAGTTCTGCCTCCTCAGAGTGAGGCGATGCAGCGCAGAGACGAGGTCGCTTCCTCCAGGAGAACCGGGACGGCCCACACACGCGCTGCTGAAggaaacaccaaacacacacgcaggtCAATAGAGacatgtctctcacacacacacatacagtactacgCACAGGGACAACACACTCACTTGTCTGTCCCATGCGGCGTGTCTTcaggggtggggtgtgtgttggagtgaaacggctgtgatgtcatcaccaCGCTGCAGTGCCCTGATCCTGGAATAGGAGGCGTACCTGCTGCTGCTCGCATTATTGACACATTCGCTGATCTCACTGTCTGAAACACACGCTTATTGCTCGACCTGCAACAAAGGGTCAAGGGTCACAGGTTAGTGCTTATTGCATGTATAGAACTAAAGCCCATTTTATACTAGATGCAGTTTACCTGCTGCTACaataatcatataatataaagtgCTGTAAAGCCAAACACTTGTGTTTATCTTTATAGTCCAAGGCCTTGGAAGATCCCATCAAAAAGATCATCTAAtgaaatgtaatgtgtgtgtgtgtgtgtgtgtgtgtgtgtgtgtgtgtgtgtgtgtgtgtgtgtgcgtgcgtgcgcacGTGCAAATGCAGGACCATTAATGATCAAATGCAACTCTAAAAAGTTAAAAACTTATTTGCATACAGAAggtttgtataaaatgaggGGTGAATActagcatgattttttttagtgttgtcatcatcatcatctgtctgTTACCATCATAATCATCACCCCTGACTTCCTCCCACAGCATTACTCATCAGACATATATCTGGAAATCTTAACACACATCTGAACTGTAACtaactgtgtttgtattacCTCTGGTCCTGAAATGTGATCTCTTCTTCTACACTCAATTCCCTTCTCATAGTGCCTTCTATCTCAGCCGCCAGACACTCCTGATGTttatgtgaaagagagagagagagagagagagagagagagagagagagagagagagagagagagagagagatagagagacagagagagacagacagatggacagacagagagaaagagagagacagagacagacagagagagagacagagagagagagagagagagagagacagacaaagagagagagcgagagagacagacagacacagagagagcgagtaagagaaagagtgtgagagagagagagagtgagagagacagacaaagagagagagagaaagagagcaagagagagagagacagacagacagagagagaataagtgaaagagtgagagagagagagagagagagagagagagcgagagagagatagagagacagagagagacagacagatggacagacagagagaaagagagagacagagacagacagagagagagacagagagagagagagcgagagagacagacagacacagagagagcgagtaagagaaagagtgtgagagagagagagagagtgagagagacagacaaagagagagagaaagagagcaagagagagagagacagacagacagagagagaataagagaaagagtgagagagagagagagagagagagagagagagagagagagagagagagagagagagagagagagatgatgttaGGAAAAAtctttacataaaacaaacattatttcAAACAGGCTTCATTTAgtacaaatgtgttttacatGTAAGTGGAAGGCAAAGTgtgacagaaacatttcttcCTTCCactggtagagagagagagagagagagagagagagagagagagagagagaaagagagatggtgtgtgtcTCACCATGGGGTAGACGCTGTGTGAGAGATGCCTGCGCAGGCCTGCAGACGGAGTGTTCTTACTGCGCAGCTCCTTCAGCTCTTCCTGAGACTCGTGCAGCATCCCTACACACTCCACATTCCTGTCAGCCAGCTCGTttagctaaaacacacacacacacacacacacacacacacacacacacacacacacacacacacacacacacacacatacacacacagtactgtactTTCTTCACCATGCAGTCCCAGTTGTACCCTTTAATTCGACAGCATTATACATTTTTTCAGCATCCGACAATCAAGGATCAGGttttatggtgtttttttttaggtataAGAACACGTCTAAATTATGCTAATGTAGTAGTATTTAATCTACAGTACTAAATAATAtctatgtaaacatttttaatgtctgATTGTAtgattgattgtgtgtgtgtgagagagagagagagtgtgtgtgtgtgtgtgtgtgtgtgagtgagagagagagagagtgtgtgtgcgcgcgcgagagagagagagagtgtgagagagagagagagagagagagagagagagagagtgtgtgtacctcagCAGTTAGCTGTCGCTGAGCTTCCTTTGAGGCTTGCAGATGAATCCTCAGCTCTTCTTTCTCCAGCGCTAACTGCAAAcatcaacatacagtatatcacattttcctcttcatctctgtcctctttcctgttttctctctgtctctgtctgtctgtgtgtctctctctctctctgtctgtctgcgtgtgtgtctctctctctctctctctgtctgtctgcgtgtgtctctctgtctgtctgcgtgtctctctctgtctgtctgcgtgtctctctctgtctgtccgtctgtctgcatgtctctctctctctctgtgtctgcatgtctctctctctctctctctctctctctctctctctctctctctgtctgtgtgtgtctctctctctctgtctgcgtgtgtctctctctctgtctctctcagtctgtctgcatgtctctctctctctgagtctctcagagtctctttctttctctccctccttctctctctctctctctctctctctctctctctctctctctctctctccctccctccctccccacTGCCACACTGTTCACCTGTTTGAGGCGCTGCTGGAGCTCCACTATCTGTGACAGAAGCTGGGAGATTTCTTCTTGTTGTTTCATAAGATCCTCATTTTTCTGAGAAAGTTCTTCGGTCAAGCTCACCATCTGAGTGTTTGACtcacctgatacacacacagacacacacacacacacacacacacacacacacacacagacacacacacacagacacacacacacagacacacacacacagacacacacacacagacacacacacacagacacacacacagacacacacactttttttatatttcatctgTCAGGAGCTACCAAAACAAAAGCACTACATTTCACAGGCTGAACTTACGGAGCTCTTTCACACAATCGCTGACCAGTTGCTGCTCTTTCTCCTCATATGTGATGGTCTCCTTCTTCAAGTGACTCGCCTGCAAATGTACCAAATGAAAAGGTGTGTTGAGGTCAAATGTGACAAATATCAAACTTTTATATCATGTGCACCACCCTCGAGCCCTAACCCTGGGCTGTCAGACCAGCTGTACTCTGTAACAGCCTACTGGACGAGCTACATGTTGAGACGGGGTCTCCTGGACGAGCTACATGTTGAGACGGGGTCTCCTGGATGAGCTACATGTTGAGACGGGGTCTCCTGGACGAGCTACATGTTGAGACGGGGTCTCCTGGACGAGCTACATGTTGAGACGGGGTCTCCTGGACGAGCTACATATTGAGACGGGGTCTCCTGGACGAGCTACATATTGAGACGGGGTCTCCTGGATGAAATTGTAACTAAATTAATAAGGTTCATGGAGAGCTCCAACCATCTGCCAAGATCTATCAAAAAATcggtctgttttttttacttatcaATTTATCAATCTCACCGACTCAtctatcctgtgtgtgtgtgtgtgtgtgtgcacgtgtgtgtgtttgtgagattaGACTATGTCCCTCACCTCTACCAGTAGTTTGTGGTTCTCCTCTTCGAGATTCTGCAGTTTGCACTGCAGTGCCTCCAGCGTGCTGAGTGTCAGCGTGTGTGCTACTACGTGTTTAGAGGGAGCGTGACTGACTGATGGAGAGGAGCTGGAGTCCGTCTCACTCTCTTCACTGGCACTCGACACCATTCGCAGAAGTTCATCCTTCTTCATCAGCTCGTGCTGAAGCTGCTGGACCTGAAGATGGTCACAAGACCATTACCTCTATTGTACATAACTGTCTATATGGTTATAGCTCTGctacataagtgtgtgtgtgtgtgtgtgagagagagagagagagagagagagagagagagagacactgtgagtgtatgtgtatgacactgtgtgtgtgagagagacactgtgtgtgtgtgtgtgtgtgagagagggagacactgtgtgtgtgcgtgcgtgtgtgtgtgtgtgtgtgtgagagacagtgtgtgtgtgcatatgcgtgtgtgtgtgtctgtgagagacagggtatgagagacagtgtgtgtgcgtatgcgtgtgtgaccgtgtgtgagacagtgtatttgagacagtgtgtgtgtgtgagaaacacaGTATGACACTGTACTTACCTGATCCAGCATTTCTGTGAGCTGCTCCTCCAGTGATTCGTTGCGCTCCTGAAGGACATGGTTCCTCTTCAGCAGAGACTGACCAATCCGAGCAGCCAGCTCCAGATCCCGATCCCGCTGTCCAATTAAATTAAAACCGAACGCAGTCAGAGTCAGACAGCCAATCAGTGAACAGGTAAAAGTTACGGCTCTTCAAACAGTTCCACCTGTAACGTACCTCAGCCAGCAGGTGTGTGACCACCTCGATGTCATTGTAGGCCTTAGTCATCTGCTCCACACGGTCCGAGGTGAGAACTACAGAAAAAGGGTAAGATCAAGTAAGCAtggggtctcacacacacacacgtgcacgcacgcacgcacacacacacacacacacacacgggacaGTAGGAATGTGCCAATAAATGATTCAATAAGAACatgtacatttataaattaGGTATTAAGTCAGAATTAAAGCTAGAACCAAATAGAAACAAATGATTTTGAATTCTTTAATACTGCGCATATTGTAATGGATGGAAAGTTGCTgttgtataagaggaataaaacacttcaggatgtgctcGTATAAGAGAACGAGGTTACAGAGAATCCATTTCATTACAAAAAATCCCtcgttaattttttttcctattagTGATACCTgcaaaaaaacaggaagaaaacatCAAATATATTGGATCGAATCTCAAGAATTGGGCCTGGATTtggaaaagaaatgtatttacGGTTTACACATACAGTGATTTAAGGAAACAATATCCGACAGGTAAAACTCTACACCAtcgagtgttttattttattcccttATAGATTACATATTTATCTAACATCCGGACTTTGGCCGCATGTCTCACGTTAATGTACTCACCCaataagaacaaacaaaaaacatcagattttaCAGAGTTCATTGACGAGCGTTCTTTTTCTTTACGATTTGATTAACACGTTTCCGTGGTAAC encodes the following:
- the trak2 gene encoding trafficking kinesin-binding protein 2 isoform X4, with the translated sequence MLEVKHMSAEKKEAAVGTDEGCTVCVSNADPVYVYETQDWMVSPACSPDEHGSISPLLAEETFRYMILTSDRVEQMTKAYNDIEVVTHLLAERDRDLELAARIGQSLLKRNHVLQERNESLEEQLTEMLDQVQQLQHELMKKDELLRMVSSASEESETDSSSSPSVSHAPSKHVVAHTLTLSTLEALQCKLQNLEEENHKLLVEASHLKKETITYEEKEQQLVSDCVKELRESNTQMVSLTEELSQKNEDLMKQQEEISQLLSQIVELQQRLKQLALEKEELRIHLQASKEAQRQLTAELNELADRNVECVGMLHESQEELKELRSKNTPSAGLRRHLSHSVYPMECLAAEIEGTMRRELSVEEEITFQDQRSSNKRVFQTVRSANVSIMRAAAGTPPIPGSGHCSVVMTSQPFHSNTHPTPEDTPHGTDNSACVGRPGSPGGSDLVSALHRLTLRRQNFLSERQYFKAERNRKLQESSDGAESEGGGSACSSPMGSVRSSFTNLSDFSMSSSCFKTFLPEKLQIVKPMEGSMTLHHWQQLAKPHLASVLDLHPGVVTKGFRPLPQDAVYHLNDLEEDEENDRPPWADNIKGQDRRKTGEEDKDDGITFDVHSSSTPDGRKERSDFTPINTLNLPPSVRASPVSLAAAVTFDTSVKSVAGSMSLPVSQPDANVTSTAPSIAVNPGKCQSSTFSTYTFTTCRILHPSDVTQVTPSCASTPSSLRSVPSTPVTPCRLSLGDSFPPRRTTAPPAGLAKLLLEKGISAQKVSASSKLPQPLHLPGPCSTPPNSPCPSPVPFESTATVSDNFLASRPAELFLQDVYGVKPDLIERLRKLGLDKNIIQTDSDAAHQSSTLLPTGGGSLLVGLRRNQSLPAMVGQRSPSYPAPHPHPTSLALPIPPWGNLKPRPTRRHASLSQTPLLHEH
- the trak2 gene encoding trafficking kinesin-binding protein 2 isoform X2, coding for MLEVKHMSAEKKEAAVGTDEGCTVCVSNADPVYVYETQDWMVSPACSPDEHGSISPLLAEETFRYMTFLALEPSSSSSLPRSRTFTKVLTSDRVEQMTKAYNDIEVVTHLLAERDRDLELAARIGQSLLKRNHVLQERNESLEEQLTEMLDQVQQLQHELMKKDELLRMVSSASEESETDSSSSPSVSHAPSKHVVAHTLTLSTLEALQCKLQNLEEENHKLLVEASHLKKETITYEEKEQQLVSDCVKELRESNTQMVSLTEELSQKNEDLMKQQEEISQLLSQIVELQQRLKQLALEKEELRIHLQASKEAQRQLTAELNELADRNVECVGMLHESQEELKELRSKNTPSAGLRRHLSHSVYPMECLAAEIEGTMRRELSVEEEITFQDQRSSNKRVFQTVRSANVSIMRAAAGTPPIPGSGHCSVVMTSQPFHSNTHPTPEDTPHGTDNACVGRPGSPGGSDLVSALHRLTLRRQNFLSERQYFKAERNRKLQESSDGAESEGGGSACSSPMGSVRSSFTNLSDFSMSSSCFKTFLPEKLQIVKPMEGSMTLHHWQQLAKPHLASVLDLHPGVVTKGFRPLPQDAVYHLNDLEEDEENDRPPWADNIKGQDRRKTGEEDKDDGITFDVHSSSTPDGRKERSDFTPINTLNLPPSVRASPVSLAAAVTFDTSVKSVAGSMSLPVSQPDANVTSTAPSIAVNPGKCQSSTFSTYTFTTCRILHPSDVTQVTPSCASTPSSLRSVPSTPVTPCRLSLGDSFPPRRTTAPPAGLAKLLLEKGISAQKVSASSKLPQPLHLPGPCSTPPNSPCPSPVPFESTATVSDNFLASRPAELFLQDVYGVKPDLIERLRKLGLDKNIIQTDSDAAHQSSTLLPTGGGSLLVGLRRNQSLPAMVGQRSPSYPAPHPHPTSLALPIPPWGNLKPRPTRRHASLSQTPLLHEH
- the trak2 gene encoding trafficking kinesin-binding protein 2 isoform X1, which codes for MLEVKHMSAEKKEAAVGTDEGCTVCVSNADPVYVYETQDWMVSPACSPDEHGSISPLLAEETFRYMTFLALEPSSSSSLPRSRTFTKVLTSDRVEQMTKAYNDIEVVTHLLAERDRDLELAARIGQSLLKRNHVLQERNESLEEQLTEMLDQVQQLQHELMKKDELLRMVSSASEESETDSSSSPSVSHAPSKHVVAHTLTLSTLEALQCKLQNLEEENHKLLVEASHLKKETITYEEKEQQLVSDCVKELRESNTQMVSLTEELSQKNEDLMKQQEEISQLLSQIVELQQRLKQLALEKEELRIHLQASKEAQRQLTAELNELADRNVECVGMLHESQEELKELRSKNTPSAGLRRHLSHSVYPMECLAAEIEGTMRRELSVEEEITFQDQRSSNKRVFQTVRSANVSIMRAAAGTPPIPGSGHCSVVMTSQPFHSNTHPTPEDTPHGTDNSACVGRPGSPGGSDLVSALHRLTLRRQNFLSERQYFKAERNRKLQESSDGAESEGGGSACSSPMGSVRSSFTNLSDFSMSSSCFKTFLPEKLQIVKPMEGSMTLHHWQQLAKPHLASVLDLHPGVVTKGFRPLPQDAVYHLNDLEEDEENDRPPWADNIKGQDRRKTGEEDKDDGITFDVHSSSTPDGRKERSDFTPINTLNLPPSVRASPVSLAAAVTFDTSVKSVAGSMSLPVSQPDANVTSTAPSIAVNPGKCQSSTFSTYTFTTCRILHPSDVTQVTPSCASTPSSLRSVPSTPVTPCRLSLGDSFPPRRTTAPPAGLAKLLLEKGISAQKVSASSKLPQPLHLPGPCSTPPNSPCPSPVPFESTATVSDNFLASRPAELFLQDVYGVKPDLIERLRKLGLDKNIIQTDSDAAHQSSTLLPTGGGSLLVGLRRNQSLPAMVGQRSPSYPAPHPHPTSLALPIPPWGNLKPRPTRRHASLSQTPLLHEH
- the trak2 gene encoding trafficking kinesin-binding protein 2 isoform X5, whose amino-acid sequence is MAVLNLQNEDLFDCFVAEAFLALEPSSSSSLPRSRTFTKVLTSDRVEQMTKAYNDIEVVTHLLAERDRDLELAARIGQSLLKRNHVLQERNESLEEQLTEMLDQVQQLQHELMKKDELLRMVSSASEESETDSSSSPSVSHAPSKHVVAHTLTLSTLEALQCKLQNLEEENHKLLVEASHLKKETITYEEKEQQLVSDCVKELRESNTQMVSLTEELSQKNEDLMKQQEEISQLLSQIVELQQRLKQLALEKEELRIHLQASKEAQRQLTAELNELADRNVECVGMLHESQEELKELRSKNTPSAGLRRHLSHSVYPMECLAAEIEGTMRRELSVEEEITFQDQRSSNKRVFQTVRSANVSIMRAAAGTPPIPGSGHCSVVMTSQPFHSNTHPTPEDTPHGTDNSACVGRPGSPGGSDLVSALHRLTLRRQNFLSERQYFKAERNRKLQESSDGAESEGGGSACSSPMGSVRSSFTNLSDFSMSSSCFKTFLPEKLQIVKPMEGSMTLHHWQQLAKPHLASVLDLHPGVVTKGFRPLPQDAVYHLNDLEEDEENDRPPWADNIKGQDRRKTGEEDKDDGITFDVHSSSTPDGRKERSDFTPINTLNLPPSVRASPVSLAAAVTFDTSVKSVAGSMSLPVSQPDANVTSTAPSIAVNPGKCQSSTFSTYTFTTCRILHPSDVTQVTPSCASTPSSLRSVPSTPVTPCRLSLGDSFPPRRTTAPPAGLAKLLLEKGISAQKVSASSKLPQPLHLPGPCSTPPNSPCPSPVPFESTATVSDNFLASRPAELFLQDVYGVKPDLIERLRKLGLDKNIIQTDSDAAHQSSTLLPTGGGSLLVGLRRNQSLPAMVGQRSPSYPAPHPHPTSLALPIPPWGNLKPRPTRRHASLSQTPLLHEH
- the trak2 gene encoding trafficking kinesin-binding protein 2 isoform X6 → MTKAYNDIEVVTHLLAERDRDLELAARIGQSLLKRNHVLQERNESLEEQLTEMLDQVQQLQHELMKKDELLRMVSSASEESETDSSSSPSVSHAPSKHVVAHTLTLSTLEALQCKLQNLEEENHKLLVEASHLKKETITYEEKEQQLVSDCVKELRESNTQMVSLTEELSQKNEDLMKQQEEISQLLSQIVELQQRLKQLALEKEELRIHLQASKEAQRQLTAELNELADRNVECVGMLHESQEELKELRSKNTPSAGLRRHLSHSVYPMECLAAEIEGTMRRELSVEEEITFQDQRSSNKRVFQTVRSANVSIMRAAAGTPPIPGSGHCSVVMTSQPFHSNTHPTPEDTPHGTDNSACVGRPGSPGGSDLVSALHRLTLRRQNFLSERQYFKAERNRKLQESSDGAESEGGGSACSSPMGSVRSSFTNLSDFSMSSSCFKTFLPEKLQIVKPMEGSMTLHHWQQLAKPHLASVLDLHPGVVTKGFRPLPQDAVYHLNDLEEDEENDRPPWADNIKGQDRRKTGEEDKDDGITFDVHSSSTPDGRKERSDFTPINTLNLPPSVRASPVSLAAAVTFDTSVKSVAGSMSLPVSQPDANVTSTAPSIAVNPGKCQSSTFSTYTFTTCRILHPSDVTQVTPSCASTPSSLRSVPSTPVTPCRLSLGDSFPPRRTTAPPAGLAKLLLEKGISAQKVSASSKLPQPLHLPGPCSTPPNSPCPSPVPFESTATVSDNFLASRPAELFLQDVYGVKPDLIERLRKLGLDKNIIQTDSDAAHQSSTLLPTGGGSLLVGLRRNQSLPAMVGQRSPSYPAPHPHPTSLALPIPPWGNLKPRPTRRHASLSQTPLLHEH
- the trak2 gene encoding trafficking kinesin-binding protein 2 isoform X3, yielding MLEVKHMSAEKKEAAVGTDEGCTVCVSNADPVYVYETQDWMVSPACSPDEHGSISPLLAEETFRYMTFLALEPSSSSSLPRSRTFTKVLTSDRVEQMTKAYNDIEVVTHLLAERDRDLELAARIGQSLLKRNHVLQERNESLEEQLTEMLDQVQQLQHELMKKDELLRMVSSASEESETDSSSSPSVSHAPSKHVVAHTLTLSTLEALQCKLQNLEEENHKLLVEASHLKKETITYEEKEQQLVSDCVKELRESNTQMVSLTEELSQKNEDLMKQQEEISQLLSQIVELQQRLKQLALEKEELRIHLQASKEAQRQLTAELNELADRNVECVGMLHESQEELKELRSKNTPSAGLRRHLSHSVYPMECLAAEIEGTMRRELSVEEEITFQDQRSSNKRVFQTVRSANVSIMRAAAGTPPIPGSGHCSVVMTSQPFHSNTHPTPEDTPHGTDNSACVGRPGSPGGSDLVSALHRLTLRRQNFLSERQYFKAERNRKLQESSDGAESEGGGSACSSPMGSVRSSFTNLSDFSMSSSCFKTFLPEKLQIVKPMEGSMTLHHWQQLAKPHLASVLDLHPGVVTKGFRPLPQDAVYHLNDLEEDEENDRPPWADNIKGQDRRKTGEEDKDDGITFDVHSSSTPDGRKERSDFTPINTLNLPPSVRASPVSLAAAVTFDTSVKSVAGSMSLPVSQPDANVTSTAPSIVNPGKCQSSTFSTYTFTTCRILHPSDVTQVTPSCASTPSSLRSVPSTPVTPCRLSLGDSFPPRRTTAPPAGLAKLLLEKGISAQKVSASSKLPQPLHLPGPCSTPPNSPCPSPVPFESTATVSDNFLASRPAELFLQDVYGVKPDLIERLRKLGLDKNIIQTDSDAAHQSSTLLPTGGGSLLVGLRRNQSLPAMVGQRSPSYPAPHPHPTSLALPIPPWGNLKPRPTRRHASLSQTPLLHEH